From Carya illinoinensis cultivar Pawnee chromosome 5, C.illinoinensisPawnee_v1, whole genome shotgun sequence, one genomic window encodes:
- the LOC122308984 gene encoding copper-transporting ATPase PAA1, chloroplastic-like isoform X3 → MESALSVTTTRRVALFTVSKAQSRRRLCGAPLSQCLPSQDLTRQLRCSRGFLSSSLWASVAVPLVRSRPECVSSSASSFASGGGNGGTFGGENGGGGGGENGSDGGDAKSNLVSGGSEEVLALSTDVIILDVGPQVSSASVNLVTETAIVWPVSEAKVTQNWQQQLGEALANHLTSCGFKSNLRVAGQGAIEGEISA, encoded by the exons ATGGAGTCCGCATTGTCCGTAACGACGACGAGGAGGGTAGCTCTCTTCACCGTCTCCAAAGCGCAAAGCCGCCGTCGCCTTTGCGGGGCTCCTCTGAGTCAGTGTCTTCCGAGTCAAGACCTGACTCGCCAACTCAGGTGCAGTCGCGGTTTCCTTTCGTCGAGCCTGTGGGCCTCGGTGGCGGTGCCTCTTGTACGAAGCCGTCCTGAGTGCGTGTCGAGCTCCGCTTCTTCCTTCGCTTCTGGTGGCGGGAATGGTGGCACGTTTGGTGGAGAGAACGGAGGCGGCGGAGGCGGCGAGAATGGATCCGACGGTGGGGATGCTAAGAGTAACTTGGTTTCTGGGGGATCTGAAGAGGTCTTGGCGCTTTCGACTGATGTGATTATACTGGACGTTGGA CCACAAGTGTCATCTGCTAGTGTGAACCTGGTAACAGAGACAGCTATAGTATGGCCTGTATCTGAAGCCAAGGTCACACAGAACTGGCAACAACAGTTAGGAGAGGCACTAGCAAATCATTTGACCAGCTGTGGTTTTAAGTCTAACCTTCGAG TGGCAGGTCAAGGAGCCATTGAAGGAGAAATTTCAGCTTGA
- the LOC122310643 gene encoding 50S ribosomal protein L23-like encodes MANVHFTNCPIEFIMPPSSNNVRDISIKIIPSATKPEIKRILELVHGCEVEKVRTLNMKGKKKMLGGRLVARPDYKKAYVTLKNPLSFSHSYPVHLVEDERKSINVKPKLASLRSEKSPSLDSKRVAL; translated from the exons atGGCCAATGTTCATTTCACGAATTGCCCTATCGAGTTTATCATGCCGCCTTCTTCTAACAATGTCAGAGATATTTCCATCAAAATCATCCCTTCTGCAACAAAG CCTGAGATCAAGAGGATTTTAGAACTAGTACATGGATGTGAAGTTGAGAAGGTACGGACGCTAAAtatgaaaggaaagaagaagatgcTAGGGGGGCGCTTGGTTGCTAGACCAGATTACAAGAAGGCCTATGTAACTCTAAAGAATCCTTTATCTTTCTCACATTCCTATCCAGTCCATTTAGTTGAAGATGAGAGGAAGAGCATAAATGTGAAGCCAAAGCTAGCATCATTAAGGAGTGAGAAATCTCCCTCACTTGACAGCAAGAGAGTTGCACTGTGA
- the LOC122308984 gene encoding copper-transporting ATPase PAA1, chloroplastic-like isoform X1 → MESALSVTTTRRVALFTVSKAQSRRRLCGAPLSQCLPSQDLTRQLRCSRGFLSSSLWASVAVPLVRSRPECVSSSASSFASGGGNGGTFGGENGGGGGGENGSDGGDAKSNLVSGGSEEVLALSTDVIILDVGGMTCGGCAASVKRILESQPQVSSASVNLVTETAIVWPVSEAKVTQNWQQQLGEALANHLTSCGFKSNLRVAGQGAIEGEISA, encoded by the exons ATGGAGTCCGCATTGTCCGTAACGACGACGAGGAGGGTAGCTCTCTTCACCGTCTCCAAAGCGCAAAGCCGCCGTCGCCTTTGCGGGGCTCCTCTGAGTCAGTGTCTTCCGAGTCAAGACCTGACTCGCCAACTCAGGTGCAGTCGCGGTTTCCTTTCGTCGAGCCTGTGGGCCTCGGTGGCGGTGCCTCTTGTACGAAGCCGTCCTGAGTGCGTGTCGAGCTCCGCTTCTTCCTTCGCTTCTGGTGGCGGGAATGGTGGCACGTTTGGTGGAGAGAACGGAGGCGGCGGAGGCGGCGAGAATGGATCCGACGGTGGGGATGCTAAGAGTAACTTGGTTTCTGGGGGATCTGAAGAGGTCTTGGCGCTTTCGACTGATGTGATTATACTGGACGTTGGA GGGATGACATGTGGGGGATGTGCAGCTAGTGTGAAAAGAATTCTAGAAAGTCAA CCACAAGTGTCATCTGCTAGTGTGAACCTGGTAACAGAGACAGCTATAGTATGGCCTGTATCTGAAGCCAAGGTCACACAGAACTGGCAACAACAGTTAGGAGAGGCACTAGCAAATCATTTGACCAGCTGTGGTTTTAAGTCTAACCTTCGAG TGGCAGGTCAAGGAGCCATTGAAGGAGAAATTTCAGCTTGA
- the LOC122308984 gene encoding copper-transporting ATPase PAA1, chloroplastic-like isoform X2 translates to MESALSVTTTRRVALFTVSKAQSRRRLCGAPLSQCLPSQDLTRQLRCSRGFLSSSLWASVAVPLVRSRPECVSSSASSFASGGGNGGTFGGENGGGGGGENGSDGGDAKSNLVSGGSEEVLALSTDVIILDVGGMTCGGCAASVKRILESQPQVSSASVNLVTETAIVWPVSEAKVTQNWQQQLGEALANHLTSCGFKSNLRGQGAIEGEISA, encoded by the exons ATGGAGTCCGCATTGTCCGTAACGACGACGAGGAGGGTAGCTCTCTTCACCGTCTCCAAAGCGCAAAGCCGCCGTCGCCTTTGCGGGGCTCCTCTGAGTCAGTGTCTTCCGAGTCAAGACCTGACTCGCCAACTCAGGTGCAGTCGCGGTTTCCTTTCGTCGAGCCTGTGGGCCTCGGTGGCGGTGCCTCTTGTACGAAGCCGTCCTGAGTGCGTGTCGAGCTCCGCTTCTTCCTTCGCTTCTGGTGGCGGGAATGGTGGCACGTTTGGTGGAGAGAACGGAGGCGGCGGAGGCGGCGAGAATGGATCCGACGGTGGGGATGCTAAGAGTAACTTGGTTTCTGGGGGATCTGAAGAGGTCTTGGCGCTTTCGACTGATGTGATTATACTGGACGTTGGA GGGATGACATGTGGGGGATGTGCAGCTAGTGTGAAAAGAATTCTAGAAAGTCAA CCACAAGTGTCATCTGCTAGTGTGAACCTGGTAACAGAGACAGCTATAGTATGGCCTGTATCTGAAGCCAAGGTCACACAGAACTGGCAACAACAGTTAGGAGAGGCACTAGCAAATCATTTGACCAGCTGTGGTTTTAAGTCTAACCTTCGAG GTCAAGGAGCCATTGAAGGAGAAATTTCAGCTTGA